The following coding sequences lie in one Desmodus rotundus isolate HL8 chromosome 1, HLdesRot8A.1, whole genome shotgun sequence genomic window:
- the POMT1 gene encoding protein O-mannosyl-transferase 1 isoform X2, which yields MLEFLQRPVVVTADVNLNVVALTVVGLLSRLWRLTYPRAVVFDEVYYGQYISLYMKRVFFVDGSGPPLGHMLLALGGYLGGFDGNFVWNRIGAEYTSNVPVQSLRLLPALAGALSVPTAYQIVWELGFSHCAAVGAALLMLIENALITQSRLMLLESVLIFFNLLAVLSYLKFNSQKHRPFSPSWWLWLMLTGVACACAVGIKYMGVFTYLLVLGVAAVHTWHLIGDQALSNVCVLCHVLARAVALLLVPVVTYVLFFYVHLTLLCRSGPHDQIMSSAFQASLEGGLARITQGQPLEVAYGSQVTLKNAFSRPVPCWLHSHQSTYPIMYDNGRGSSHQQQVTCYPFKDINNWWIVKDPGRHQLEVSNPPRPVRHGDVVQLVHGMTARLLNTHDVAAPLSPHAQEVSCYVDYNISMPAQNLWRLDIENRDSDTETWKTILSEVRFVHVNTSAVLKLSGAHLPDWGFRQLEVVGEKLTRGFHESTVWTVEEHRYGRSQEQKERELELHSPAQTDVSRNLSFLARFSELQWRMLTVRSDDSEHKYSSTPLDWVTLDTSIAYWLHPRTSAQIHLLGNVVIWASAGLATALYALLSCWYLLRRRRNIHDLPEDAWLRWVLAGALCAGGWAVNYLPFFLTEKTLFLYHYLPALAFQILLLPVVLQRVGEHLCRSELQRSLFGALVVAWFSAACRVFTMLRPLTYGDTSLSPSELQALRWKESWDILVRKH from the exons ATGTTGGAATTTTTGCAGCGCCCTGTAGTGGTGACCGCTGATGTCAACCTGAACGTGGTGGCTCTGACTGTGGTGGGGTTACTGAGCCGACTGTGGCGACTCACCTATCCCAGGGCTGTGGT CTTCGACGAAGTGTATTATGGGCAGTACATCTCTCTGTACATGAAGCGAGTCTTCTTTGTCGATGGCAGTGGACCACCCTTGGGCCACATGCTGCTGGCCCTGGGAG GTTATTTGGGAGGATTCGACGGTAACTTTGTGTGGAACAGAATCGGAGCAG AGTACACCAGCAACGTGCCCGTGCAGTCCCTGCGCCTGCTGCCGGCCCTCGCGGGGGCGCTGTCGGTCCCCACGGCCTACCAGATCGTGTGGGAGCTCGGCTTTTCGCACTGTGCCGCCGTGGGAGCCGCCCTGCTGATGCTCATCG agaATGCTCTGATCACTCAGTCGAGGCTCATGCTTTTGGAATCggtgttaatattttttaatctattggCCGTGCTGTCCTACCTGAAGTTCAACTCCCAAAAACACAG ACCCTTCTCTCCGAGCTGGTGGCTTTGGCTGATGCTGACGGGCGTGGCCTGCGCCTGTGCGGTTGG CATCAAGTACATGGGTGTTTTCACTTACTTGCTGGTGCTGGGAGTCGCCGCTGTGCACACCTGGCACCTGATAGGAGACCAGGCTCTGTCGAAC GTCTGTGTGCTCTGCCACGTGCTGGCCCGTGCGGTGGCTCTGCTCCTCGTCCCAGTCGTCACCTACGTGCTCTTCTTCTACGTCCACTTGACTCTGCTCTGCCGCTCTGGGCCCCATGACCAGATCATGTCCAGTGCGTTCCAGGCCagcctggag GGAGGGCTGGCTCGGATCACACAGGGCCAGCCCCTGGAGGTGGCCTACGGTTCCCAGGTCACTCTGAAGAACGCCTTCAGCAGACCGGTGCCCTGCTGGCTCCATTCGCACCAGAGCACCTACCCCATAAT GTATGACAATGGCCGGGGCAGCTCCCACCAGCAGCAGGTGACCTGTTACCCCTTCAAGGACATCAACAACTGGTGGATCGTCAAGGACCCAGGCAG GCACCAGCTGGAGGTGAGCAACCCGCCGAGGCCCGTGCGGCACGGGGACGTGGTGCAGCTGGTGCACGGCATGACCGCCCGCCTGCTGAACAC GCACGACGTGGCGGCCCCGCTGAGCCCCCACGCGCAGGAAGTGTCCTGCTACGTCGACTACAACATCTCCATGCCCGCCCAGAACCTCTGGAGGCTG GACATCGAGAACAGAGACTCGGACACGGAGACCTGGAAGACCATCCTGTCGGAGGTTCGCTTCGTGCACGTGAACACTTCCGCCGTCCTGAAG CTGAGTGGGGCACACCTCCCTGACTGGGGCTTTCGGCAGCTGGAGGTGGTTGGGGAGAAGCTGACCCGGGGCTTCCACGAGAGCACCGTGTGGACTGTGGAGGAGCACCGCTACGGCCGCA GCCAGGAGCAGAAGGAGAGGGAGCTGGAGCTGCACTCTCCCGCTCAGACGGACGTCAGCAGAAACCTGAGCTTCTTGGCCCGGTTCTCAGAGCTGCAG TGGAGGATGCTGACGGTGAGAAGCGACGACTCGGAGCACAAGTACAGCTCCACGCCGCTGGACTGGGTCACCCTGGACACCAGCATCGCCTACTGGCTGCACCCCAGGACCAGT gctcaGATCCACCTCCTGGGAAATGTCGTGATTTGGGCTTCCGCCGGCCTCGCCACCGCGCTGTATGCCCTGCTCTCCTGCTGGTACCTGCTCAGACGCCGGAGAAACATCCATGACCTGCCCGAGG ACGCCTGGCTGCGCTGGGTGCTGGCCGGGGCCCTGTGTGCCGGTGGCTGGGCGGTGAATTACCTTCCGTTCTTCCTGACGGAGAAGACGCTCTTCCTCTACCACTACCTGCCTGCACTCGCCTTCCAGATCCTGCTGCTCCCCGTGGTCTTGCAGCGCGTCGGGGAACACCTGTGCAG GTCCGAGCTCCAGAGGAGCCTCTTTGGTGCCCTGGTGGTGGCGTGGTTCTCGGCTGCCTGCCGTGTGTTTACCATGCTGCGCCCGCTAACCTACGGGGACACGTCACTCTCGCCCAGTGAACTCCAGGCCCTTCGCTGGAAAGAGAGCTGGGACATCTTGGTCCGGAAACACTAG
- the POMT1 gene encoding protein O-mannosyl-transferase 1 isoform X1 → MRCCGLHRGLLFYEMLEFLQRPVVVTADVNLNVVALTVVGLLSRLWRLTYPRAVVFDEVYYGQYISLYMKRVFFVDGSGPPLGHMLLALGGYLGGFDGNFVWNRIGAEYTSNVPVQSLRLLPALAGALSVPTAYQIVWELGFSHCAAVGAALLMLIENALITQSRLMLLESVLIFFNLLAVLSYLKFNSQKHRPFSPSWWLWLMLTGVACACAVGIKYMGVFTYLLVLGVAAVHTWHLIGDQALSNVCVLCHVLARAVALLLVPVVTYVLFFYVHLTLLCRSGPHDQIMSSAFQASLEGGLARITQGQPLEVAYGSQVTLKNAFSRPVPCWLHSHQSTYPIMYDNGRGSSHQQQVTCYPFKDINNWWIVKDPGRHQLEVSNPPRPVRHGDVVQLVHGMTARLLNTHDVAAPLSPHAQEVSCYVDYNISMPAQNLWRLDIENRDSDTETWKTILSEVRFVHVNTSAVLKLSGAHLPDWGFRQLEVVGEKLTRGFHESTVWTVEEHRYGRSQEQKERELELHSPAQTDVSRNLSFLARFSELQWRMLTVRSDDSEHKYSSTPLDWVTLDTSIAYWLHPRTSAQIHLLGNVVIWASAGLATALYALLSCWYLLRRRRNIHDLPEDAWLRWVLAGALCAGGWAVNYLPFFLTEKTLFLYHYLPALAFQILLLPVVLQRVGEHLCRSELQRSLFGALVVAWFSAACRVFTMLRPLTYGDTSLSPSELQALRWKESWDILVRKH, encoded by the exons ATGAGATGTTGT GGACTCCACCGCGGCTTGCTTTTCTACGAGATGTTGGAATTTTTGCAGCGCCCTGTAGTGGTGACCGCTGATGTCAACCTGAACGTGGTGGCTCTGACTGTGGTGGGGTTACTGAGCCGACTGTGGCGACTCACCTATCCCAGGGCTGTGGT CTTCGACGAAGTGTATTATGGGCAGTACATCTCTCTGTACATGAAGCGAGTCTTCTTTGTCGATGGCAGTGGACCACCCTTGGGCCACATGCTGCTGGCCCTGGGAG GTTATTTGGGAGGATTCGACGGTAACTTTGTGTGGAACAGAATCGGAGCAG AGTACACCAGCAACGTGCCCGTGCAGTCCCTGCGCCTGCTGCCGGCCCTCGCGGGGGCGCTGTCGGTCCCCACGGCCTACCAGATCGTGTGGGAGCTCGGCTTTTCGCACTGTGCCGCCGTGGGAGCCGCCCTGCTGATGCTCATCG agaATGCTCTGATCACTCAGTCGAGGCTCATGCTTTTGGAATCggtgttaatattttttaatctattggCCGTGCTGTCCTACCTGAAGTTCAACTCCCAAAAACACAG ACCCTTCTCTCCGAGCTGGTGGCTTTGGCTGATGCTGACGGGCGTGGCCTGCGCCTGTGCGGTTGG CATCAAGTACATGGGTGTTTTCACTTACTTGCTGGTGCTGGGAGTCGCCGCTGTGCACACCTGGCACCTGATAGGAGACCAGGCTCTGTCGAAC GTCTGTGTGCTCTGCCACGTGCTGGCCCGTGCGGTGGCTCTGCTCCTCGTCCCAGTCGTCACCTACGTGCTCTTCTTCTACGTCCACTTGACTCTGCTCTGCCGCTCTGGGCCCCATGACCAGATCATGTCCAGTGCGTTCCAGGCCagcctggag GGAGGGCTGGCTCGGATCACACAGGGCCAGCCCCTGGAGGTGGCCTACGGTTCCCAGGTCACTCTGAAGAACGCCTTCAGCAGACCGGTGCCCTGCTGGCTCCATTCGCACCAGAGCACCTACCCCATAAT GTATGACAATGGCCGGGGCAGCTCCCACCAGCAGCAGGTGACCTGTTACCCCTTCAAGGACATCAACAACTGGTGGATCGTCAAGGACCCAGGCAG GCACCAGCTGGAGGTGAGCAACCCGCCGAGGCCCGTGCGGCACGGGGACGTGGTGCAGCTGGTGCACGGCATGACCGCCCGCCTGCTGAACAC GCACGACGTGGCGGCCCCGCTGAGCCCCCACGCGCAGGAAGTGTCCTGCTACGTCGACTACAACATCTCCATGCCCGCCCAGAACCTCTGGAGGCTG GACATCGAGAACAGAGACTCGGACACGGAGACCTGGAAGACCATCCTGTCGGAGGTTCGCTTCGTGCACGTGAACACTTCCGCCGTCCTGAAG CTGAGTGGGGCACACCTCCCTGACTGGGGCTTTCGGCAGCTGGAGGTGGTTGGGGAGAAGCTGACCCGGGGCTTCCACGAGAGCACCGTGTGGACTGTGGAGGAGCACCGCTACGGCCGCA GCCAGGAGCAGAAGGAGAGGGAGCTGGAGCTGCACTCTCCCGCTCAGACGGACGTCAGCAGAAACCTGAGCTTCTTGGCCCGGTTCTCAGAGCTGCAG TGGAGGATGCTGACGGTGAGAAGCGACGACTCGGAGCACAAGTACAGCTCCACGCCGCTGGACTGGGTCACCCTGGACACCAGCATCGCCTACTGGCTGCACCCCAGGACCAGT gctcaGATCCACCTCCTGGGAAATGTCGTGATTTGGGCTTCCGCCGGCCTCGCCACCGCGCTGTATGCCCTGCTCTCCTGCTGGTACCTGCTCAGACGCCGGAGAAACATCCATGACCTGCCCGAGG ACGCCTGGCTGCGCTGGGTGCTGGCCGGGGCCCTGTGTGCCGGTGGCTGGGCGGTGAATTACCTTCCGTTCTTCCTGACGGAGAAGACGCTCTTCCTCTACCACTACCTGCCTGCACTCGCCTTCCAGATCCTGCTGCTCCCCGTGGTCTTGCAGCGCGTCGGGGAACACCTGTGCAG GTCCGAGCTCCAGAGGAGCCTCTTTGGTGCCCTGGTGGTGGCGTGGTTCTCGGCTGCCTGCCGTGTGTTTACCATGCTGCGCCCGCTAACCTACGGGGACACGTCACTCTCGCCCAGTGAACTCCAGGCCCTTCGCTGGAAAGAGAGCTGGGACATCTTGGTCCGGAAACACTAG